One genomic window of Polaromonas sp. SP1 includes the following:
- a CDS encoding ABC transporter ATP-binding protein, with protein sequence MAANTLLKVTGLKVAYGGIQAVKGVDFEVNDGELVTLIGSNGAGKTTTMKAITGTLPMLDGDIEYLGKSIKGRGAWDLVKEGLAMVPEGRGVFTRMTITENLQMGAYIRSDKAGVAEDIEKMFVLFPRLRERKDQLAGTMSGGEQQMLAMGRALMSRPKVLLLDEPSMGLSPIMVDKIFEVVKDVSARGVTVLLVEQNASRALGIANRGYVMESGNVTMNGDAKELLNDPRVRAAYLGE encoded by the coding sequence ATGGCAGCAAACACACTCCTGAAGGTGACCGGCCTGAAGGTCGCCTACGGCGGCATCCAGGCGGTCAAGGGCGTTGACTTCGAAGTCAACGACGGCGAACTGGTCACGCTCATCGGCTCCAACGGCGCCGGCAAGACCACCACCATGAAAGCCATCACCGGCACCCTGCCGATGCTGGACGGCGACATCGAATACCTGGGCAAGAGCATCAAGGGCCGCGGCGCCTGGGACCTCGTCAAGGAAGGCCTGGCTATGGTGCCGGAAGGCCGCGGCGTTTTCACCCGCATGACCATCACCGAAAACCTGCAGATGGGCGCTTACATCCGAAGCGACAAGGCGGGCGTTGCCGAAGATATCGAAAAGATGTTTGTGTTGTTCCCGCGCCTGCGTGAACGCAAAGACCAGCTGGCCGGCACCATGTCGGGCGGTGAGCAGCAGATGCTGGCCATGGGCCGCGCGCTGATGAGCCGTCCCAAGGTGCTGCTGCTGGACGAGCCGTCGATGGGCCTGTCGCCCATCATGGTCGACAAGATTTTCGAGGTCGTGAAAGATGTGTCCGCCCGCGGCGTGACGGTGCTGCTGGTCGAGCAAAACGCCAGCCGCGCACTGGGCATCGCCAACCGCGGCTACGTCATGGAATCGGGCAACGTCACCATGAACGGCGACGCGAAAGAGCTGCTCAACGACCCGCGCGTGCGGGCCGCCTACCTGGGCGAATAA
- a CDS encoding DUF2845 domain-containing protein, giving the protein MSTHLVRTAAVIFAFLASSFFTGASAQSLRCKGDLAQIGNSKGTILQKCGEPVMKDTFCKPVQNTSSTTTPIVTPAAPVTTTGNSASTTTNVTVNTCQQVEEWTYNPGYGQFMTMLLFEGGSLASIRYGDRVTR; this is encoded by the coding sequence ATGAGCACCCACCTCGTTCGCACCGCCGCCGTGATCTTCGCCTTCCTGGCTTCGTCCTTTTTCACCGGCGCCTCGGCCCAGTCGCTGCGCTGCAAGGGCGACCTGGCGCAGATCGGCAACTCCAAAGGCACCATCCTGCAAAAGTGCGGTGAGCCCGTCATGAAAGACACGTTCTGCAAACCGGTGCAAAACACCAGCTCGACGACGACGCCCATCGTCACGCCGGCCGCGCCTGTGACCACGACCGGCAACTCCGCCAGCACCACCACCAATGTCACCGTCAACACCTGCCAGCAGGTCGAAGAGTGGACTTACAACCCGGGTTACGGACAGTTCATGACCATGCTGCTGTTTGAAGGTGGCTCGCTGGCCAGCATCCGCTACGGAGACCGCGTGACTCGTTGA
- a CDS encoding tripartite tricarboxylate transporter substrate binding protein — protein MNTRTAPSPSFLAKNLAKTLAVAALALSSSLGLAQPKVMRIIVPYAAGGPIDVTARLLAERVKDSLGTVIIENKPGGGGNIGVDAIAKAQPDGLTIGISAVATHAINPWLYSKMPYNAATDFAPITQMVRVPNVLVMNADTARRLNINSLGDLISYAKANPAKLNYASGGNGSAGHLAGEMFKAQAGIFALHIPYNGGNPAQLALLSGQVDFNFDNLATASANIKAGKLKALAVTTAKRSALLPDVPAVAETLKGFEIDTWWGLVAPAATPKDVVAKLNQAFVAALNSSEAKTRFATLMAEPVGNTPEQFGAFMKSELVKYEKVVKASGARVD, from the coding sequence ATGAACACCCGAACCGCCCCCTCACCCTCCTTCCTGGCGAAAAACCTGGCAAAAACGCTTGCCGTCGCCGCACTCGCCCTTTCCTCCAGCCTGGGGCTGGCCCAGCCCAAGGTCATGCGCATCATCGTGCCCTACGCGGCCGGTGGCCCCATCGACGTGACCGCACGCCTGCTGGCCGAACGCGTGAAGGATTCGCTGGGCACCGTCATCATTGAAAACAAGCCCGGCGGCGGCGGCAATATCGGCGTCGACGCGATCGCCAAGGCGCAGCCCGACGGCCTCACGATCGGCATTTCCGCCGTGGCCACGCATGCCATCAACCCCTGGCTTTACAGCAAGATGCCGTACAACGCGGCCACCGACTTCGCGCCCATCACGCAGATGGTGCGCGTACCCAATGTGCTGGTGATGAACGCCGACACCGCGCGGCGCCTGAACATCAACTCGCTGGGCGACCTCATCAGCTACGCCAAAGCCAACCCGGCCAAACTCAATTACGCCAGCGGCGGCAACGGCAGTGCCGGTCACCTGGCAGGCGAAATGTTCAAGGCGCAGGCCGGCATCTTTGCGCTGCACATTCCCTACAACGGCGGCAACCCTGCGCAGCTGGCGCTGCTCAGCGGCCAGGTCGATTTCAACTTCGACAACCTCGCGACCGCGTCGGCCAACATCAAGGCAGGCAAGCTGAAGGCCCTGGCGGTCACCACCGCCAAACGCAGCGCCCTGTTGCCCGACGTGCCGGCCGTGGCCGAAACCCTCAAAGGCTTTGAGATCGACACCTGGTGGGGCCTGGTGGCACCGGCCGCCACACCCAAAGACGTGGTCGCCAAACTCAACCAGGCCTTTGTGGCCGCGCTGAACTCATCCGAAGCCAAAACCCGTTTCGCCACGCTGATGGCCGAGCCGGTAGGCAACACGCCTGAGCAGTTCGGCGCTTTCATGAAGAGCGAGCTGGTGAAGTATGAGAAGGTCGTAAAAGCGTCTGGGGCGAGAGTTGACTGA
- a CDS encoding CDP-6-deoxy-delta-3,4-glucoseen reductase, which yields MSFNVTVQPSGRTFVAQVDEALLAAAIRQGIGLPYGCKDGACGSCKSKKLEGTVIHGTHQVKALSPEEEAAGFILTCCAKAQTDVVIESRHVTDESAFPIKKMPVRINSLAKASHDVMVVRLQLPASDVFKYHAGQYVEFLLRDGDRRAYSMGNAPHTQADNPGVELHIRHMPGGKFTEHVFGPMKEKEILRIEGPFGSFYLREDSDKPMVLLASGTGFAPIKALIEHLQFKGITRPAVLYWGGRRPSDLYMDEWVKAKTAEMPSLRYVPVISNALPEDNWTGRTGFVHQAVLEDFADLSGYQVYACGAPIVVDSAQAAYTAAGLPEDEFYADSFVTEKEKAQATA from the coding sequence ATGAGCTTTAACGTGACCGTGCAACCCAGCGGCCGGACTTTCGTCGCCCAGGTGGACGAAGCCCTGCTGGCCGCCGCCATCCGCCAGGGCATCGGCCTGCCCTATGGCTGTAAAGACGGCGCCTGCGGCTCCTGCAAATCGAAAAAGCTCGAAGGCACGGTGATCCACGGCACGCACCAGGTCAAGGCCCTGTCGCCTGAAGAAGAAGCCGCCGGTTTCATCCTCACCTGCTGCGCCAAGGCGCAGACCGACGTCGTGATCGAGTCGCGCCACGTGACCGACGAAAGCGCCTTCCCCATCAAGAAGATGCCGGTGCGCATCAACAGCCTGGCCAAGGCGTCGCACGACGTGATGGTGGTGCGGCTGCAGCTGCCGGCCAGCGATGTCTTCAAGTACCACGCCGGCCAGTATGTGGAGTTTTTGCTGCGCGACGGCGACCGCCGCGCCTATTCAATGGGCAACGCGCCGCACACCCAGGCCGACAACCCCGGCGTGGAACTGCACATCCGCCACATGCCCGGCGGCAAGTTCACCGAGCACGTGTTCGGCCCGATGAAGGAAAAAGAGATCCTGCGCATCGAAGGCCCCTTCGGCAGCTTTTACCTGCGTGAAGACAGCGACAAGCCCATGGTGCTGCTGGCCTCGGGCACGGGCTTTGCGCCCATCAAGGCGCTGATTGAGCACCTGCAGTTCAAGGGCATCACGCGCCCGGCCGTGCTGTACTGGGGCGGCCGCCGCCCGTCCGATTTGTACATGGACGAATGGGTCAAAGCCAAGACGGCCGAGATGCCGAGCCTGCGTTATGTGCCCGTCATCTCCAACGCCCTGCCTGAAGACAACTGGACGGGCCGCACAGGTTTTGTCCACCAGGCGGTGCTGGAAGATTTTGCCGACCTGTCGGGCTACCAGGTGTATGCCTGCGGCGCGCCGATTGTGGTGGACTCAGCCCAGGCGGCGTACACCGCCGCGGGCCTGCCGGAAGACGAGTTTTATGCCGACTCGTTCGTGACCGAAAAGGAAAAAGCCCAGGCTACGGCCTGA
- a CDS encoding SDR family oxidoreductase, whose amino-acid sequence MPSNTNPLGALPFRFRRERILIVGCGDVGLRVARQLPRNARVMALTSSSGRAPALRAEGITPLQGNLDKGASLRRLAGLATRVVHLAPPPNENPDWRTDPRTLALLRALRLRSLPQSLVYGSTSGVYGDCAGEWVGETRPLKPHTPRAWRRVHAEAHLRLFGRATGTHVHILRIPGIYAPDREGGTPRGRLLKGTPVLRAEDDVYTNHIHADDLARACLAALWRGKPQRSSNASDDTQMKMGDYFDLAADLYGLPRPPRLARDSAKEELPLMLLSFMSESRRLDNTRLKRELRVELRYPTVAEGLASH is encoded by the coding sequence TTGCCCTCAAACACGAACCCCTTAGGCGCGCTGCCTTTTCGCTTCCGCCGCGAGCGGATTTTGATCGTCGGTTGCGGCGATGTAGGCCTGCGCGTGGCCCGGCAGCTGCCGCGCAATGCGCGGGTCATGGCCCTGACGTCGTCAAGCGGCCGCGCGCCCGCCCTGCGGGCCGAAGGCATCACGCCGCTGCAGGGCAACCTGGACAAGGGCGCCAGCCTGCGCCGCCTGGCCGGGCTGGCCACCCGCGTGGTGCACCTGGCGCCGCCGCCCAACGAAAACCCCGACTGGCGCACCGACCCGCGCACGCTGGCGCTGCTGCGCGCCCTGCGCCTGCGCAGCCTGCCGCAGTCGCTGGTGTACGGCTCCACCAGCGGGGTGTATGGCGACTGTGCCGGCGAATGGGTCGGCGAAACGCGCCCGCTCAAGCCCCACACGCCGCGCGCCTGGCGCCGCGTGCATGCCGAAGCGCACCTGCGCCTCTTTGGCCGCGCCACCGGCACGCACGTGCACATCCTGCGCATCCCCGGCATCTACGCGCCCGACCGCGAAGGCGGCACGCCGCGCGGGCGTTTGCTCAAAGGCACGCCCGTGCTGCGCGCCGAAGACGACGTCTACACCAACCACATCCACGCCGACGACCTGGCCCGCGCCTGCCTGGCGGCGTTGTGGCGCGGCAAGCCGCAGCGCTCCAGCAATGCCAGCGACGACACGCAGATGAAGATGGGTGATTACTTTGACCTGGCAGCCGACCTGTATGGCTTGCCGCGCCCGCCGCGCCTGGCGCGCGACTCTGCGAAGGAGGAGCTGCCGCTGATGCTGCTGAGCTTCATGAGCGAGTCGCGGCGCCTGGACAACACGCGCCTGAAGCGCGAGCTGCGCGTGGAACTGCGCTACCCCACCGTGGCCGAGGGGCTGGCGTCACATTAG
- a CDS encoding S1C family serine protease, translated as MCTLRHWLCLLLSSTLLLGTAHAATAQPPAAQAMMDALTRATTAVVGVKVTATDGARSAETLGLNRVGSGVQIAPDGLILTIGYLMLEAEQIEVVTQDNRTLPARAVAYDLATGFGLLRPLLPLRGVGVAPLGSSRDLQAGEPLMAMTGPQADDDGDVSMTRLISRRAFSGSWEYHIESALFTSPPVMASGGNHSGAPLFNQRGELMGIGSLFVSDATGENRRLPGNMFVPVDLLRPILSELQRSGSSAQSRRPWLGITSNDQGGRIQILRVSKESPADLAGLGAGDVVLAVDDAKVGTLEAFYKKLWDRPTPDAEVRLTVLQGADIKTIVLKPQDRMLTLKKPAGI; from the coding sequence ATGTGCACCTTGCGTCATTGGCTCTGCCTCCTCTTATCAAGCACGCTGCTGCTCGGCACCGCCCACGCGGCCACTGCGCAGCCACCCGCAGCGCAGGCCATGATGGATGCATTGACCCGCGCCACCACGGCGGTGGTCGGCGTCAAGGTCACCGCAACAGACGGCGCGCGCTCTGCGGAAACACTGGGACTCAACCGCGTCGGCTCAGGCGTGCAGATCGCGCCCGACGGGTTGATCCTCACCATCGGCTACCTGATGCTCGAAGCCGAGCAGATCGAGGTCGTGACCCAGGACAACCGCACGCTGCCGGCGCGCGCTGTGGCCTACGACCTGGCCACCGGCTTTGGGCTGTTGCGCCCGCTGCTGCCGCTGCGCGGTGTGGGCGTGGCGCCGCTCGGCAGCAGCCGCGATTTACAAGCCGGCGAGCCGCTGATGGCGATGACGGGCCCGCAGGCCGACGATGACGGCGACGTGAGCATGACGCGGCTGATCAGCCGGCGCGCGTTTTCAGGCAGCTGGGAATACCACATCGAATCGGCGCTCTTCACCAGCCCACCGGTAATGGCCAGCGGCGGCAACCACAGCGGGGCACCGCTCTTTAACCAGAGGGGCGAGTTGATGGGCATTGGCTCACTCTTCGTGTCGGACGCGACGGGCGAAAACCGCCGCCTGCCGGGCAATATGTTTGTGCCGGTGGATTTGCTGCGCCCCATTCTTTCGGAGCTGCAGCGCTCGGGCTCCAGTGCACAAAGCCGGCGGCCCTGGCTGGGCATTACCTCCAACGACCAGGGCGGCCGCATACAGATCCTGCGCGTGAGCAAGGAGAGCCCGGCCGACCTGGCGGGCCTGGGCGCGGGTGACGTGGTGCTGGCGGTGGACGACGCCAAAGTCGGCACGCTGGAAGCGTTCTACAAAAAGCTTTGGGACCGGCCCACGCCGGATGCGGAAGTCCGGCTCACGGTGCTGCAGGGCGCCGACATCAAGACCATCGTGCTCAAGCCGCAGGACCGCATGCTGACGCTGAAGAAACCCGCCGGCATTTGA
- a CDS encoding type I secretion system permease/ATPase, whose amino-acid sequence MLAAPAPGGEQPAAPAAHHALAALCLVARFHQVAADPQTLAHQLGVSPSDNVDASILLRAAKHLGLKAKLSKSKPDRLKLVPLPALAFLKPADDAGGDAQMRTVILAQCDGQRVLFQDPATPSNRPTIESVDVFAGQWTGELILITSHAALAGELAKFDFSWFVPSLVKHRKLLGEVLLISFMLQLFALISPLFFQVVMDKVLVHRGLTTLDVLVIGLVVVVMFESLLNGLRAYVFSHTTSRIDVELGARLFRHLVQLPLAYFQARRVGDSVARVRELENIRSFLTGNALTVVLDVLFSVIFIAVMLFYSVPLTLIVMVSLPLYFGLSLAVVPILRQRLDVKFARGAENQSMLVETITGIQTVKASALEPSFGKRWDNQLAAYVSASFKTQNLATWAHEGINLIGKLVNAATLWYGAHLVMNNELTVGQFVAFNMFAQRVAQPIMRMAQLWTDFQQTGISVARLGDILNTRTEVPPTSAAQLPPVKGRITLDNIVFRYRPEAPPVLHGISLDVKPGEIIGIVGRSGSGKSTLTKLVQRLYSPEGGRLLVDGIDISLIDAAQLRRQVGVVLQENLLFNRSVRENIAITDPAAPIEAVVRVAQLAGAHEFISELPEGYDTHVGEQGSSLSGGQRQRIAIARALFTNPRILIFDEATSALDYESEAIIQRNMAHICKGRTVLIIAHRLSAVRHAHRIIVMDKGKIVEAGPHDALIQKPQGLYAHLWQMQDGKQPTEGASA is encoded by the coding sequence CTGCTGGCCGCACCTGCGCCGGGAGGCGAGCAGCCTGCCGCCCCTGCCGCACACCATGCGCTGGCGGCCCTGTGCCTGGTGGCGCGCTTTCACCAGGTCGCGGCAGACCCCCAAACACTTGCCCATCAGCTGGGCGTATCGCCCAGTGACAACGTAGACGCGAGCATCCTGCTGCGCGCCGCCAAGCACCTCGGCCTCAAGGCCAAGCTGTCAAAGTCCAAACCTGATCGCTTGAAGCTGGTACCGCTGCCGGCGCTTGCCTTCCTCAAGCCTGCGGACGATGCCGGCGGCGACGCGCAGATGCGCACCGTGATCCTGGCGCAATGCGACGGCCAGCGGGTGCTGTTCCAGGATCCGGCCACACCCTCGAACCGGCCGACGATTGAATCGGTCGATGTGTTTGCCGGCCAATGGACGGGCGAGCTGATCCTCATCACCAGCCACGCCGCCCTCGCGGGTGAGCTGGCCAAGTTCGACTTCTCCTGGTTTGTGCCCAGCCTGGTGAAGCACCGCAAGCTGCTGGGCGAGGTGCTGCTCATCTCTTTCATGCTGCAACTCTTTGCGCTCATCAGCCCGCTGTTCTTTCAGGTCGTGATGGACAAGGTGCTGGTGCATCGCGGCCTCACCACGCTCGATGTGCTGGTCATCGGCCTGGTGGTCGTTGTCATGTTTGAAAGCCTGCTCAACGGCTTGCGCGCCTATGTGTTCAGCCACACCACCAGCCGCATCGACGTAGAACTGGGCGCGCGGCTCTTTCGCCACCTGGTGCAGTTGCCGCTGGCGTACTTTCAGGCGCGGCGCGTGGGGGATTCGGTGGCGCGTGTGCGCGAGCTGGAAAACATCCGCAGCTTCCTCACCGGCAACGCGCTCACCGTCGTGCTCGATGTGTTGTTCTCGGTCATCTTTATCGCGGTGATGCTGTTTTACAGCGTGCCGCTCACGCTGATCGTCATGGTCAGCCTGCCGCTGTACTTTGGCCTCAGCCTGGCGGTGGTGCCCATCCTGCGCCAGCGGCTGGATGTGAAATTTGCGCGCGGCGCCGAGAACCAGTCCATGCTGGTGGAGACCATCACCGGCATCCAGACCGTCAAAGCCAGCGCGCTGGAGCCCAGCTTCGGCAAGCGCTGGGACAACCAGCTCGCCGCGTACGTGAGCGCCAGCTTCAAAACGCAGAATCTCGCCACGTGGGCGCACGAAGGCATCAACCTCATCGGCAAGCTTGTGAACGCCGCCACGCTCTGGTACGGCGCGCACCTGGTGATGAACAACGAGCTCACCGTCGGCCAGTTTGTGGCCTTCAACATGTTTGCCCAGCGCGTGGCCCAGCCCATCATGCGCATGGCCCAGTTGTGGACGGACTTCCAGCAAACCGGCATCTCCGTCGCGCGGCTGGGCGACATCCTCAACACCCGCACCGAAGTGCCGCCCACCAGCGCCGCGCAGCTGCCGCCCGTCAAAGGCCGCATCACGCTGGACAACATCGTCTTCCGCTACCGGCCCGAGGCCCCGCCCGTGCTCCACGGCATCAGCCTGGATGTGAAGCCCGGCGAGATCATCGGCATCGTCGGCCGTTCAGGCTCCGGCAAAAGCACGCTGACCAAGCTGGTGCAGCGCCTTTATTCCCCCGAAGGCGGCCGCCTGCTGGTCGACGGCATCGACATCAGCCTGATCGACGCTGCCCAGCTGCGCCGGCAAGTGGGTGTGGTGCTGCAGGAAAACCTGCTCTTTAACCGCAGCGTGCGCGAGAACATCGCCATCACCGACCCGGCCGCGCCGATTGAAGCCGTGGTGCGCGTGGCGCAGCTGGCCGGTGCGCATGAATTCATCAGCGAGTTGCCCGAAGGCTACGACACGCATGTGGGAGAGCAGGGCTCATCGCTCAGCGGCGGGCAGCGCCAGCGCATCGCCATTGCGCGTGCGTTGTTTACCAACCCGCGCATCCTGATTTTTGACGAAGCCACCAGCGCGCTTGATTACGAGAGCGAAGCCATCATCCAGCGCAACATGGCCCACATCTGCAAGGGCCGCACCGTGCTCATCATTGCCCACCGCCTGAGCGCCGTGCGCCATGCGCACCGCATCATCGTGATGGACAAAGGCAAGATCGTCGAAGCCGGCCCGCACGATGCGTTGATCCAGAAGCCGCAAGGCCTGTACGCCCACCTGTGGCAGATGCAGGACGGCAAGCAACCGACGGAAGGGGCCTCGGCATGA
- a CDS encoding HlyD family type I secretion periplasmic adaptor subunit, with product MSRPEDNKPSALEGVPATVRAEAPSTAGPSTHQMEQTAAKVEDVTAKGEAPAAAPEAAAVPDKPVHPVIALLARYRAIFAAAWAHRDELAGPRRLSDEAAFLPAALSLQDTPVHPAPRRLAYTIMALFVIALVWSIFGKIDIVAVAPGRVVVSERTKLIQPLENSVVKAVLVKDGDHVVAGQPLVELDPTAASADKTTAHDQQKAALSEVLRTRAIQQALQNLQQHTQAGPGLQAKYMPEFPKEWSAAETAAAQAQLQGEWGDVTAKLAKLSSEISRRQAEIVTAQAVVSKLETTVPMAQARETDFKKLVDQGYISGHATQDKTRERVELERDLATQRANLLQTQATLRESENSRAAYLAEVRRTLYEREAQADLKRQQATQEQAKATQRENLTTLKAPVAGVVQQLAIHTTGGVVTEAQALMIIVPEAAQVTAEVTLENKDIGFVNAGQDVAVKLETFPFTRYGTVPATVKLVTADAVNDEKRGAIFPVTLTLNTKQIDIDGKMIQLVPGMNLTAEIKTGQRRVIEYLLSPIQRAGSESLRER from the coding sequence ATGAGCCGCCCTGAAGACAACAAGCCGTCCGCACTGGAAGGCGTGCCGGCGACCGTCAGGGCCGAGGCCCCGTCCACGGCCGGTCCCAGCACCCATCAGATGGAGCAGACAGCCGCCAAGGTGGAAGACGTCACCGCCAAAGGCGAAGCGCCCGCAGCCGCACCCGAGGCGGCTGCCGTGCCCGACAAGCCCGTGCATCCCGTCATCGCGCTGCTCGCCCGCTACCGCGCCATCTTCGCCGCTGCCTGGGCGCACCGTGACGAACTGGCCGGCCCGCGCCGCCTGAGCGATGAAGCCGCCTTTTTGCCCGCCGCGCTCAGCCTGCAAGACACGCCGGTGCACCCAGCGCCGCGCCGCCTGGCCTACACCATCATGGCGTTGTTTGTGATTGCGCTGGTCTGGTCCATCTTCGGCAAGATCGACATCGTGGCCGTGGCCCCGGGGCGCGTGGTGGTGAGCGAACGCACCAAACTCATCCAGCCGCTGGAGAACAGCGTGGTCAAGGCCGTGCTCGTTAAAGACGGCGACCATGTGGTGGCCGGCCAGCCCCTGGTGGAGCTGGACCCGACCGCCGCCAGCGCCGACAAAACCACCGCACACGACCAGCAAAAAGCCGCCTTGTCCGAAGTGCTGCGCACCCGCGCCATTCAGCAGGCGCTACAAAATTTGCAGCAGCATACCCAGGCAGGACCTGGGCTGCAGGCCAAATACATGCCTGAGTTTCCCAAAGAATGGTCTGCGGCCGAGACTGCCGCCGCGCAGGCACAGTTGCAAGGCGAATGGGGCGACGTGACCGCCAAGCTCGCCAAACTCTCATCCGAGATCAGCCGCCGCCAGGCCGAGATCGTAACCGCGCAGGCCGTTGTTTCCAAACTCGAAACCACCGTGCCCATGGCCCAGGCGCGTGAGACCGACTTTAAAAAGCTGGTTGACCAGGGCTACATCTCAGGCCACGCCACGCAAGACAAAACCCGCGAACGCGTTGAGCTTGAGCGCGACCTGGCTACCCAGCGCGCCAACCTCCTGCAAACCCAGGCCACCCTGCGCGAAAGCGAAAACAGCCGCGCCGCCTACCTGGCCGAAGTGCGCCGCACACTGTATGAACGTGAAGCCCAGGCCGACCTCAAACGCCAGCAAGCCACACAAGAACAAGCCAAAGCCACCCAGCGCGAAAACCTCACCACCCTGAAAGCGCCCGTCGCCGGCGTGGTGCAGCAGCTAGCCATCCACACGACAGGCGGCGTCGTCACCGAAGCCCAGGCCCTGATGATCATCGTGCCCGAAGCCGCGCAAGTCACCGCCGAAGTCACGCTAGAGAACAAAGACATCGGCTTCGTAAACGCCGGCCAGGACGTCGCCGTCAAGCTCGAGACATTTCCCTTTACCCGCTACGGCACGGTGCCCGCCACGGTAAAGCTGGTGACAGCCGATGCAGTCAACGACGAAAAGCGCGGCGCAATTTTCCCCGTCACGCTGACCCTAAATACCAAACAGATCGACATAGACGGAAAGATGATCCAGCTCGTCCCCGGCATGAACCTGACCGCAGAGATCAAGACCGGGCAGCGGCGCGTGATTGAGTATTTGTTGAGCCCGATTCAGAGGGCTGGTAGTGAGAGTTTGAGGGAGAGATGA